A genomic window from Candidatus Methylacidiphilum fumarolicum includes:
- a CDS encoding TonB-dependent receptor family protein yields MNHEIIYIMKYCNYSLVRKLFILCIINNSINFGSLNGQQSQESPNPNTRVVMPEVEVSESEPSLTVPSAQKMQELLNELPASSNLIEAKRVRQGRAATLQDLFLFQPGIWTQPGFTGPNAFRISIRGSGLSTGAGTERGIWFLQDGLPLNPPDGVLFNQGEFDPLAYQYSVISRGAEAFNYGFATLFGAVNFVTYTGYTAPPYSAYFTAGSFGWLQGSIEAAGVESKTDYFAVLSDASAEGYRFHNSFNNAWLNTNIGYKITPNAENRIYFTYSNQQWQVPGPLALEEVLTDPTTANPAYVEGDYRQFWDTTRLADKATYTIDQHQTVNMGISWTNLHQITFYGLFFQSSNNFFSLPCNYTNTMDLYGHRNLIVAGAMPMGEFYQENWNKLLGTIQGAPMATYNMTVVNIPIYAYDQFWVNEKFSINLALQAVYDRLTNEAYKDLIHRSVDTTLTFSQFNPKLGLLYQVDPHNQVYTSVARSFEPPSLYETAISPNALPPNLALYPNRAQNAITAEIGTRGQWDRFNWSFAFFQSWVTNELLEVSLNPPLNTLIYTINAPPTTHRGIEISLNTTLARGLMVSDSDPQNQDQIVLYQIFDWYRFYLNGNFFSPTTHQEIHLSGNQLFGVPEYSYMAQLLYMHPSGFYIGPNVMAWSTYPVDLVNTTFAPGTALLGFRIGYQNPKKHLSIYLDGRNLTNEHYVAMVSDVFDASNGGKIPLSKQTYFWPGDGWAIYGGISWNF; encoded by the coding sequence ATGAATCATGAAATCATATATATAATGAAATATTGTAACTATTCTTTAGTAAGAAAGCTATTTATATTATGTATAATAAATAATAGTATAAATTTTGGTTCATTAAATGGTCAGCAATCTCAGGAATCACCTAATCCAAATACCAGAGTGGTTATGCCGGAAGTGGAGGTCTCTGAATCTGAGCCTTCTTTAACTGTTCCATCCGCACAAAAAATGCAAGAATTATTAAATGAACTTCCAGCAAGTTCCAATCTTATAGAAGCTAAGCGAGTCCGTCAGGGCAGAGCAGCAACTTTGCAAGATCTTTTTTTGTTTCAACCTGGCATATGGACCCAACCTGGATTTACCGGTCCTAATGCCTTCCGAATATCAATTAGGGGATCTGGCCTATCGACTGGAGCAGGGACTGAAAGAGGAATATGGTTTTTGCAAGATGGGCTTCCCTTAAACCCTCCAGATGGAGTGCTGTTTAATCAAGGGGAGTTTGATCCATTGGCTTATCAGTATTCTGTGATATCTCGTGGAGCCGAGGCTTTTAATTATGGATTTGCAACACTTTTTGGAGCCGTAAACTTCGTCACATACACTGGCTATACTGCCCCTCCCTATTCAGCTTATTTTACAGCTGGTAGTTTTGGCTGGCTACAAGGTTCCATTGAAGCAGCTGGTGTGGAGTCCAAGACAGATTATTTTGCAGTTCTATCCGATGCTTCAGCAGAAGGCTATCGTTTTCACAACAGCTTTAACAATGCTTGGTTGAACACAAACATAGGCTATAAGATCACACCAAATGCTGAAAATCGGATCTATTTTACCTATTCTAACCAGCAATGGCAAGTTCCTGGGCCTCTTGCTCTTGAGGAAGTCTTAACGGATCCTACCACAGCTAATCCAGCCTATGTGGAGGGAGACTATCGGCAATTTTGGGACACCACCCGACTAGCCGACAAAGCAACCTATACTATTGATCAACATCAAACCGTAAACATGGGAATTTCTTGGACCAATCTCCATCAGATAACTTTTTATGGTCTTTTTTTCCAAAGCTCCAATAATTTCTTCTCTCTACCCTGCAACTATACAAATACCATGGACCTTTATGGACATCGGAACTTGATTGTTGCTGGGGCCATGCCAATGGGTGAGTTCTATCAAGAGAATTGGAATAAGCTTTTGGGAACTATTCAGGGAGCTCCAATGGCCACATATAATATGACTGTCGTAAATATACCCATCTACGCTTATGATCAATTCTGGGTTAACGAAAAATTTTCTATTAATCTAGCTTTACAAGCTGTTTACGATCGGTTGACGAACGAAGCTTATAAAGATCTCATTCATCGAAGTGTCGATACCACACTGACGTTTAGTCAATTCAATCCTAAACTGGGGCTTCTGTATCAAGTGGACCCTCATAATCAAGTCTATACCAGCGTAGCAAGAAGCTTTGAACCCCCTTCTCTTTATGAAACGGCAATCTCCCCTAACGCTTTACCACCCAACCTTGCGTTATACCCTAATAGAGCTCAAAATGCCATCACAGCTGAGATTGGAACCAGAGGCCAATGGGATAGATTTAATTGGAGTTTTGCTTTTTTTCAATCATGGGTTACAAACGAACTGCTTGAAGTCTCTTTAAATCCTCCACTTAATACTCTAATTTATACAATTAATGCTCCTCCAACCACTCATCGTGGAATTGAAATCAGTCTCAATACCACCCTGGCTAGGGGTTTAATGGTTAGCGATTCCGACCCACAAAATCAGGATCAAATTGTGCTCTATCAGATTTTTGATTGGTATCGGTTTTATTTAAATGGGAATTTTTTTTCACCTACAACGCATCAAGAGATACATCTAAGTGGTAATCAACTTTTTGGCGTGCCTGAATATTCCTATATGGCACAATTGTTATATATGCATCCTTCTGGATTTTATATTGGACCCAATGTTATGGCATGGTCCACTTATCCAGTGGATCTGGTTAACACAACATTTGCTCCTGGAACTGCTTTGCTTGGTTTTCGGATTGGATATCAAAATCCCAAAAAACATCTATCCATTTATTTAGACGGAAGGAACTTAACCAACGAGCATTATGTAGCAATGGTGAGTGATGTTTTTGATGCCTCTAATGGAGGAAAGATTCCGTTGTCAAAACAAACGTACTTTTGGCCTGGAGATGGTTGGGCTATTTACGGAGGAATTTCATGGAACTTTTGA
- a CDS encoding uracil-DNA glycosylase codes for MHPKDRALSDLEERVVACRLCPRLVAWREEISKHKPKRFAKETYWSKPVPGFGDSSAKLLIVGLAPAAHGGNRTGRIFTGDRSGDFLFDALYRFGYSNSPLSIGKNDSLVLNKVYITATVRCAPPNNKPLLEEIINCRPYLIEELNILKNIHVILALGRIAFDGIFKTLKIMAKEKGELFPVKKPSFSHGIELTLPDGKILVASFHPSQQNTFTGRLTKSMFDAVLKRIDQLLNS; via the coding sequence ATGCATCCAAAAGATCGAGCACTTTCCGATCTAGAAGAAAGAGTGGTTGCTTGCCGTCTCTGTCCGAGGCTTGTAGCCTGGAGGGAAGAAATATCAAAGCATAAACCAAAAAGATTTGCCAAAGAAACTTATTGGTCCAAACCCGTTCCTGGATTTGGAGATAGTTCTGCCAAGCTACTCATTGTTGGGCTTGCACCAGCAGCTCATGGGGGAAACCGTACTGGTAGAATCTTTACGGGCGACCGGAGCGGAGATTTTCTGTTCGATGCCCTCTACCGCTTTGGCTATTCCAACAGTCCATTATCTATTGGAAAAAACGATTCTTTGGTCCTTAATAAAGTCTACATTACGGCTACGGTTCGGTGTGCGCCTCCTAATAATAAACCGCTTTTAGAAGAAATTATCAATTGCAGACCGTATTTGATAGAAGAATTAAACATTCTAAAAAACATCCATGTCATTTTGGCTTTGGGCCGCATTGCCTTTGATGGTATCTTTAAAACACTTAAAATTATGGCCAAAGAAAAAGGAGAACTTTTTCCAGTCAAAAAGCCCTCCTTTAGCCATGGAATCGAACTAACCCTCCCGGATGGCAAAATTCTTGTGGCTTCCTTTCATCCAAGCCAACAAAACACCTTTACAGGTAGACTCACCAAGAGCATGTTCGATGCTGTTTTAAAGCGGATTGATCAACTTTTAAATAGCTAG
- a CDS encoding nucleoside deaminase, producing the protein MNCPRHQSDPFWKIALEEAKIGFEEGGIPIGACLVYKDRVLGRGRNRRVQLGSVIRHGEMDCLENSGRYPPKVYHNAILYTTLSPCWMCTGAILLYGIKKVVIGENHNFKGPEEVLVQHGVEIIHLDDEECKRLLTSFIESNPELWFEDIGKITD; encoded by the coding sequence ATGAACTGTCCACGGCATCAATCAGATCCTTTTTGGAAAATCGCTCTAGAGGAAGCAAAAATTGGATTTGAAGAAGGAGGAATACCTATCGGTGCCTGCCTTGTCTACAAAGATAGAGTGCTTGGAAGGGGAAGAAACCGTAGGGTCCAATTGGGTAGCGTTATAAGGCATGGCGAAATGGATTGCTTAGAAAATTCGGGACGCTACCCACCAAAAGTTTATCACAACGCCATACTCTATACGACCCTTTCTCCATGTTGGATGTGCACGGGAGCTATTCTCCTCTATGGAATAAAAAAAGTCGTCATTGGAGAAAATCATAACTTTAAAGGACCTGAAGAAGTCCTTGTACAGCATGGGGTAGAAATTATTCACCTCGATGATGAAGAATGCAAAAGATTATTAACTTCCTTTATTGAATCAAATCCTGAGCTATGGTTTGAAGATATAGGAAAAATCACTGACTAG
- the thrC gene encoding threonine synthase produces MKEFFDRLKCKECGRSYPKEALHVCEFDFGPLEATYHYHKIKKYVSRQMIESGPYSMWRYEPFLPLEEEPTVGLHTGMTPLLEAKRLAKILGIKELYIKNDTVNFPSLSFKDRVVSVALSRAKELHYEVVSCASTGNLANSLAAHAAANGFKSYVLIPADLEPAKVIGSLVYNTRVIGIKGSYDKVNRLCSEIAGKYRWAFVNVNFRPYYAEGSKTMGFEILEQMGWKIPDHTVICMASGSLLTKIDKAYQEAILCGLVEEKPYAIHGAQASGCNPITAAFKKGTDLIRPIANPNTIAKSLAIGTPADGYYAIQTIRRTGGYAEDVTDQEIIEGIKILAETEGVFAETAGGVTVGCAKKLIQKGYIPLESQVVLCITGNGLKTAEVLKDHLNSIDVIDPHIQDFDKVVDFEK; encoded by the coding sequence GTGAAAGAATTTTTTGATCGTTTGAAGTGTAAGGAATGCGGCAGAAGTTATCCTAAAGAAGCGCTTCATGTGTGTGAATTCGATTTTGGCCCTCTGGAGGCAACCTACCATTATCATAAAATTAAAAAATATGTTTCCAGGCAAATGATCGAATCTGGGCCCTATTCGATGTGGAGATATGAACCCTTTCTTCCTTTGGAAGAGGAACCCACAGTTGGACTCCATACGGGAATGACACCGCTACTGGAAGCTAAAAGACTAGCCAAGATACTAGGGATCAAAGAACTCTATATTAAGAATGACACAGTCAACTTTCCTAGTCTTTCTTTCAAAGACAGAGTTGTTTCTGTTGCCCTTTCTCGAGCTAAAGAGCTTCATTATGAAGTCGTTTCCTGTGCTTCCACAGGAAATCTTGCCAACAGTCTGGCTGCCCACGCTGCTGCCAATGGATTTAAAAGTTACGTTCTTATTCCTGCCGATCTTGAGCCAGCAAAAGTCATTGGGAGTTTGGTCTATAACACAAGGGTTATCGGTATCAAAGGCTCCTATGATAAAGTTAATAGGCTTTGTTCAGAAATTGCTGGCAAATATCGCTGGGCCTTTGTCAACGTCAATTTTAGACCTTATTACGCTGAAGGTTCGAAAACGATGGGCTTTGAAATCTTAGAACAAATGGGATGGAAAATTCCTGATCACACTGTAATCTGTATGGCCAGCGGCTCTCTATTGACCAAAATCGATAAAGCTTATCAAGAAGCCATTCTCTGTGGGCTAGTGGAAGAAAAACCCTATGCTATTCACGGGGCCCAAGCCTCTGGTTGTAATCCCATTACGGCGGCCTTTAAAAAGGGAACGGATTTAATCAGGCCTATAGCCAATCCAAACACGATTGCAAAGTCTTTGGCTATTGGAACGCCTGCCGATGGTTATTATGCGATTCAGACGATTCGGCGAACTGGTGGATATGCTGAAGATGTTACTGATCAAGAAATTATTGAAGGCATAAAAATTTTGGCTGAAACTGAGGGTGTATTTGCTGAAACTGCTGGAGGTGTTACGGTAGGATGTGCAAAAAAATTGATCCAAAAAGGATACATACCCTTAGAAAGCCAGGTAGTTTTGTGTATTACAGGTAATGGTTTAAAAACTGCAGAAGTCCTCAAAGATCATTTAAATTCCATTGATGTGATTGACCCGCATATTCAAGATTTTGACAAAGTAGTTGACTTTGAAAAGTAA
- a CDS encoding ubiquitin-like small modifier protein 1, which produces MNTTLNDITVRIPTPLRGLTQNKEVVYVSGKTIKELLLNLETQCPGILNRICNEKGEIRRFVNVYLNGEDIRFLNGLDTPLQQRDEVSIVPAIAGG; this is translated from the coding sequence ATGAATACAACGCTAAACGACATCACTGTTAGGATTCCCACTCCACTTCGTGGACTAACTCAGAATAAAGAAGTTGTCTATGTTTCTGGAAAGACGATCAAAGAACTGCTGCTTAATTTAGAAACTCAATGTCCAGGGATTTTGAACCGCATATGCAATGAAAAAGGGGAGATTAGGCGTTTTGTAAATGTTTATCTTAATGGGGAAGACATTCGATTTTTAAACGGTTTGGACACCCCACTCCAACAGAGGGATGAAGTAAGCATTGTCCCCGCTATTGCTGGGGGATAA
- a CDS encoding NIL domain-containing protein: MIKQRYWLSLDGHLCKRPLIWELSRNFDLIFNIRNASITGEIGIIGIELEGNPEVIKEAVSWLESQGVHVEPVEISTIEG, from the coding sequence ATGATCAAACAACGCTATTGGCTCAGTTTGGATGGACATCTCTGTAAGAGGCCTTTGATATGGGAGTTGAGTAGGAATTTTGATCTCATTTTCAACATCCGAAATGCAAGTATCACTGGAGAAATTGGCATTATAGGTATTGAACTGGAAGGCAATCCAGAAGTTATTAAAGAGGCAGTTTCTTGGCTAGAGTCACAAGGGGTGCATGTAGAGCCTGTGGAGATCAGCACCATCGAAGGATAA
- a CDS encoding FmdB family zinc ribbon protein, translating to MPTYLYECSKCGKEFEIFQSITEPPLLCCPEECCVLKPWAKGEVKRIISGGMGLLFKGSGFYITDYRSPSYMKAAKAEKEASSTTKTTGGDSSASNSTSAKPKAGVE from the coding sequence ATGCCAACCTATTTATACGAATGTAGTAAATGTGGTAAGGAATTTGAAATTTTCCAATCGATTACCGAACCACCTTTGCTCTGTTGCCCAGAAGAATGCTGTGTTTTGAAACCCTGGGCAAAAGGTGAAGTTAAACGAATTATCTCTGGTGGGATGGGCCTCTTATTCAAAGGTTCTGGTTTCTATATTACTGATTATCGTAGCCCTAGTTATATGAAAGCTGCCAAAGCAGAAAAGGAAGCTTCATCTACAACTAAAACAACTGGTGGAGATAGCAGCGCCTCGAATAGTACTTCAGCCAAACCTAAAGCTGGGGTGGAGTAA
- a CDS encoding GreA/GreB family elongation factor: protein MTTELIDIISSKEDDEWEQTINSNNFKEGVFCIHRSWGLGKIKKIDESNDCVIIDFKGKPSHQLALDFAYTSLTVLSSNHLLVLKEEKLSYLQKLSLENPEEIIKIFVLSFRQKATPERLQAVLCPEVISADQWKKWWENSKKIIKKSASIRIPSKKSEPIIILDKAPDNYSLFIGTLQSALPPRKKIDALYKILKEIDNWNDQDRALKVVTSIESLLQQPKEDSFPTLDFVLLKEEIIQKAKIPLPSEKEEDLFFYIPEKYDLLLSSLLRLSSINQERVLWLLWERKNKPVELFFDLLINADGKLADNIVKIFEQSGLTDLLLEKFNRLIRERALSVELLYWLCKNRNNLLQPLLNSDLFYCILYVLERELGSVGKKAEKLYDLLTTGTGLIQGLLSTSSLDDVKDITRTVLLSPVFRELDKRSLLGAIVKVRPEVQELISGNRGIEGENTLIVSWSSLEEKKRELDELVRKKIPENSKEIAHARSYGDLRENHEYKAAKEMQAVLMRRKAELESMISKARATDFSDVDTSVVNIGTVVHYTNVKTNTPSSIAILGAWDSNPSKGIISYLAAFGQSLLGHKPGDVVQVSMEDGSTKEIRIDKITRWIDAPSV, encoded by the coding sequence ATGACAACCGAACTAATTGATATTATTTCTAGTAAAGAGGATGACGAATGGGAACAAACTATTAATTCAAATAATTTTAAAGAAGGGGTCTTTTGCATTCATCGGAGTTGGGGATTAGGCAAGATCAAGAAGATAGATGAGAGTAATGATTGTGTGATCATTGATTTTAAAGGCAAGCCCTCGCATCAATTGGCTCTTGATTTTGCTTATACTTCTCTCACAGTCCTTTCTTCTAACCATTTGTTGGTTTTGAAAGAAGAAAAGCTATCTTATTTACAGAAACTTTCTCTTGAGAATCCTGAAGAGATAATTAAGATTTTTGTTCTTTCTTTTCGGCAAAAGGCTACCCCAGAGCGTTTACAGGCTGTTCTTTGTCCTGAGGTTATCTCTGCTGACCAATGGAAGAAATGGTGGGAAAATTCAAAAAAAATAATTAAAAAATCTGCCTCGATCCGTATTCCTTCTAAAAAATCTGAACCTATTATTATTTTAGATAAAGCTCCCGATAACTATTCCCTATTTATTGGAACCCTTCAGTCAGCACTACCTCCACGAAAAAAGATTGATGCGTTATACAAAATACTCAAAGAAATAGATAATTGGAATGATCAGGATCGAGCTTTGAAAGTGGTTACAAGCATAGAAAGCCTATTGCAACAGCCTAAGGAGGATTCTTTTCCTACGTTGGATTTTGTTTTATTGAAAGAAGAAATTATCCAAAAAGCTAAAATTCCTCTGCCTTCTGAAAAGGAAGAAGATCTATTTTTTTATATTCCCGAAAAATATGATCTTCTTTTATCTTCCCTTTTACGATTATCGTCAATAAACCAAGAGAGAGTTTTATGGTTACTTTGGGAGAGGAAGAATAAACCTGTTGAGCTGTTTTTCGATCTTTTGATCAATGCGGATGGGAAATTGGCAGATAATATCGTTAAGATTTTTGAGCAGTCGGGGTTGACTGATCTTTTGCTTGAAAAATTTAATAGATTGATCAGAGAAAGAGCCCTATCCGTTGAATTATTGTACTGGCTTTGTAAAAATAGAAATAATCTGCTTCAGCCTCTTTTAAATTCTGATCTTTTTTATTGCATCCTTTATGTTCTTGAAAGAGAACTTGGTTCGGTTGGAAAGAAAGCTGAAAAATTGTACGATCTTTTAACTACTGGTACAGGACTGATCCAGGGGCTACTGTCTACCTCTTCTCTGGATGATGTCAAGGATATCACCCGTACGGTACTCCTTAGCCCTGTTTTTAGAGAACTTGATAAGAGATCATTGCTAGGAGCTATTGTAAAGGTAAGACCAGAAGTTCAGGAATTGATTAGCGGAAATCGTGGGATCGAAGGGGAAAACACCTTAATTGTGTCTTGGAGTAGCTTGGAAGAAAAGAAAAGGGAGCTGGATGAGCTAGTGAGGAAAAAGATTCCAGAAAATAGCAAGGAAATAGCGCATGCCAGGTCCTATGGGGATCTCAGAGAGAATCATGAATACAAAGCAGCTAAAGAAATGCAAGCAGTGTTAATGCGAAGGAAAGCCGAACTAGAATCTATGATTAGTAAGGCTAGGGCTACGGACTTTTCTGATGTGGATACTTCAGTGGTAAATATTGGAACGGTTGTTCATTATACGAATGTGAAAACTAATACTCCTAGTTCTATAGCCATTCTAGGGGCATGGGATAGCAATCCAAGCAAGGGGATTATTTCTTATTTAGCGGCATTTGGTCAGTCTTTACTGGGTCATAAACCAGGGGATGTGGTTCAGGTATCAATGGAGGATGGCAGCACAAAAGAGATCAGGATTGACAAAATAACGCGATGGATCGACGCCCCTTCTGTTTGA
- a CDS encoding helix-turn-helix transcriptional regulator — protein MNSLLSNLIKDSRYNILFELKINPGLSIGELTKKINLSYMGVKQHCASLEKEGFLETRKRQKSVGRPEIVYCLTEKAEVFFPKDCSSFTEQLLRAIESIYGSLAVDRLIHWIYRTDGESLSQAVSALSLVDKAKELLSFREERGYMGKLVIEEGEELKIIEYHHPLLALLDKYPVIKKFERRMFEKVLGVPVRRIEDRSYGSYCCSFLFSEPSSPLE, from the coding sequence ATGAATAGCCTTTTATCCAATTTGATAAAAGATTCTCGTTATAATATTCTTTTTGAATTAAAGATAAACCCGGGACTTTCCATAGGGGAACTGACTAAAAAAATCAATCTTTCGTACATGGGAGTCAAACAACATTGTGCATCACTAGAAAAGGAAGGATTTTTAGAAACCCGTAAAAGGCAGAAATCTGTAGGAAGACCGGAGATCGTTTATTGCTTAACGGAGAAAGCGGAGGTTTTTTTTCCTAAAGACTGTTCTTCTTTTACTGAGCAGCTGCTAAGAGCTATAGAATCCATTTATGGGTCCCTAGCGGTTGATCGGCTGATCCATTGGATATATAGAACGGATGGGGAAAGTCTTAGTCAGGCTGTCAGTGCGTTGAGCTTAGTTGATAAAGCTAAAGAATTACTGAGTTTTAGAGAAGAAAGGGGATATATGGGTAAGCTTGTTATTGAGGAAGGGGAAGAGTTAAAAATCATAGAATATCATCATCCTCTTTTAGCCCTGTTGGATAAGTATCCAGTAATAAAAAAATTCGAAAGAAGAATGTTTGAAAAGGTTTTAGGCGTGCCTGTGCGACGTATCGAGGATAGATCTTATGGGAGCTATTGCTGTAGCTTCCTATTTTCTGAACCCTCTTCTCCTTTGGAATAA
- the serA gene encoding phosphoglycerate dehydrogenase produces the protein MTIPYHILIADPISKKGILELETSGQIRIDEKYGLKEPDLLSIISEYDGVIVRSQTKISRKVIEAGKKLKVIGRAGVGIDNVDVEAATENGIVVMNTPGGNTIATAEHTFSLLLALARNVPQAHVSMQRGEWKRKNFEGVELFGKVLGIIGLGRVGMEVAKRALAFGMKVKCFDPYLSPTKVKNLQVELVNNLEELFFDLDFLSLHVPLTSETEGIINKENLKKCKQGIRLVNCARGGLIRIEDLLELLKSGWVAGAALDVYDPEPPPADFPLRGLPNVILTPHLAASTVEAQENVGTEIAGMIIDFFCHGIIRNAVNVPSVDPKVLSILSPYMALGEKLGIFMSQWIPNRIDELVIYFSGKINEYDTSPLTRAVLKGYLRKVAGKEVNEVNVMFLINTLGINVKEVKMSSAGEFTEIIGIEAKTDGLVFQAASTFYGKSHRLVQLNFNPIEASMEGILLLLENKDRPGIVGKVGTILGEHAVNIAAMSLARAKAQEKAISILNLDNIPSPEVLAQIRNTEDIYNVRLISL, from the coding sequence ATGACTATTCCATATCATATCCTTATCGCTGACCCTATTTCCAAAAAAGGGATTCTTGAATTAGAAACTTCTGGGCAAATTAGAATAGACGAAAAATATGGCTTAAAAGAACCCGATCTTCTTTCCATCATTTCTGAATACGATGGTGTGATTGTCCGCAGTCAGACGAAAATATCTCGAAAGGTTATCGAAGCAGGAAAAAAGCTAAAGGTCATTGGGAGAGCGGGTGTGGGTATTGATAATGTTGATGTCGAAGCAGCAACAGAAAATGGGATAGTAGTGATGAACACCCCCGGAGGCAATACAATTGCCACAGCCGAACATACCTTTTCCCTGCTTCTTGCTCTTGCCAGAAATGTTCCCCAAGCCCATGTATCCATGCAACGTGGAGAATGGAAACGAAAAAATTTTGAAGGCGTAGAGCTTTTTGGAAAAGTCCTAGGTATTATTGGGCTTGGGAGAGTTGGAATGGAAGTAGCCAAACGAGCACTTGCCTTTGGCATGAAAGTTAAATGCTTCGATCCCTACCTCTCGCCCACGAAGGTGAAAAACCTCCAAGTGGAACTTGTCAACAATTTGGAAGAGCTCTTTTTTGATTTGGATTTTCTTTCCCTTCATGTCCCTCTTACCTCTGAAACCGAAGGGATTATCAACAAGGAAAACTTAAAAAAATGCAAACAGGGAATCAGGCTTGTCAATTGTGCCCGTGGCGGGTTAATCCGGATTGAAGATTTGCTGGAGCTGCTTAAATCAGGGTGGGTAGCAGGAGCCGCACTCGATGTCTATGATCCTGAACCTCCGCCTGCTGACTTTCCTCTACGCGGACTGCCTAATGTTATTCTCACCCCTCATTTGGCTGCATCCACAGTCGAAGCACAGGAAAATGTTGGGACCGAAATCGCAGGCATGATCATAGACTTCTTTTGCCATGGCATAATCCGGAATGCTGTTAATGTTCCGAGTGTTGATCCGAAAGTACTTTCCATTCTTAGTCCTTACATGGCTCTAGGCGAAAAGCTGGGAATTTTTATGAGCCAGTGGATTCCCAACCGAATTGACGAGCTGGTTATCTATTTCTCAGGAAAAATCAATGAATATGATACAAGTCCACTGACTCGTGCTGTTTTAAAGGGATATTTGCGAAAAGTCGCTGGCAAAGAAGTCAACGAGGTCAATGTCATGTTCTTAATTAACACCCTCGGCATCAATGTCAAAGAAGTCAAAATGAGTAGTGCCGGAGAGTTCACCGAGATTATTGGCATTGAAGCCAAAACTGATGGACTTGTCTTTCAAGCTGCCTCAACTTTCTATGGGAAGTCACACAGACTCGTGCAACTCAATTTCAATCCCATTGAAGCCTCTATGGAGGGAATTCTTCTATTGCTCGAAAACAAAGACAGGCCAGGAATCGTTGGCAAAGTTGGGACTATCCTTGGAGAACACGCCGTCAATATTGCAGCGATGTCTCTTGCCCGAGCAAAGGCCCAAGAAAAGGCAATTAGCATACTCAACTTGGACAACATCCCAAGTCCTGAAGTCTTAGCTCAGATACGCAATACGGAAGATATTTATAATGTGAGGTTAATTTCTCTATGA
- a CDS encoding DUF488 domain-containing protein, with protein sequence MGVVKKICIKRVYEEPSAQDGYRILVDRLWPRGVHKEQLKIDFWAKDWAPSDELRKWFAHDPQKWEAFSKKYIEELISKENAIKEHLSNCPSPTVTLLYSAKDTVHNQAVVLKSFIETKLKDIA encoded by the coding sequence ATGGGAGTGGTAAAAAAAATCTGCATTAAGCGCGTTTACGAAGAGCCTTCTGCACAAGATGGGTACAGGATCCTTGTTGATAGGTTGTGGCCCAGAGGAGTGCACAAAGAACAATTAAAAATCGATTTTTGGGCAAAAGATTGGGCCCCTTCGGATGAATTGAGAAAATGGTTTGCTCATGATCCTCAAAAATGGGAGGCATTTTCGAAAAAGTATATAGAAGAACTTATCAGTAAAGAAAATGCTATCAAAGAGCACTTAAGCAATTGTCCTTCTCCAACTGTTACTCTCCTCTACAGTGCTAAAGACACGGTGCATAATCAGGCAGTCGTTTTAAAATCTTTTATTGAAACAAAACTCAAAGATATTGCCTAG